DNA sequence from the Pseudophryne corroboree isolate aPseCor3 chromosome 6, aPseCor3.hap2, whole genome shotgun sequence genome:
GACAGGTGATACAATGTAACAATGTGCTGTAGTTTATAATACTGACAGGTGATACAATGTAACAATGTGCTGTACTTCATGATACACCGTGTGTGACAGGTGATACAATGTAACAATTTGCTGTACTTTATGATACACTGTGTGTGACAGGTGATACAATGTAACAATGTGTTGTACTTTATAATACTGTGTGAGAGGTGATACAATGTAACAATGTGCTGTACTTTATAATACTGTGTATGACAGGTGATACAATGTAACAACGTGCTGTACTTTATGGTACACTGTGTGTGCGACAGGTGATACAATGTAACAATGTGTTGTACTTTATAATACTGTGTGCGACAGGTGATACAATGTAACACAATGTGTTGTACTTTATAATACTGTGTGAGAGGTGATACAATGTAACAATGTGCTGTACTTTATAATACTGTGTGAGAGGTGATACAATGTAACAATGAGCTGCACTGTATAATACTGTGTGACAGGTGATACAATGTAACAATGTGCTGTACTTTATAATACTGTGTGAGAGGTGATACAATGTAACAATGAGCTGCACTGTATAATACTGTGTGACAGGTGATACAATGTAACAATGTGCTGTACTTTATGATACTGTGTCTGACAGGTGATACAATATAACAATGTGCTGTACTTTATCATGCTGTGTCTGACAGGTGATACAATATAACAATGTGCTGTACTTTATGACATTGTGTGTCAGAGGTGATACAATATAACAATGTGCTGTACTTTATGATACTGATTGTGTGTGTGAGGTGATACAATATGTGCTGTACATTATGATACACTGTGTGTGTCTCTGCCACATCTATACTGAACCAGAGGTGACTGCTAATTCCAGTCTCATCCCCGCAGACACTTGCAGCGCCTGAGCTATGAGCTGGTACTGAGCACAGTCAGTAGCCAGGCAGGAGAAGGGGCTATTACTGGGGGATATTTATACATTGACATGACAGCTTTATATGCACCCTTccacaattttatatatacatatagacgTTATGCTCATCCTCCAGCATCATCGCCACCACAATAAAAGCTACAGGATACATCGCCACATCTGTCTCAGATTTCAGGAATCACGTTAACTCCTCACCTGCCGAACAGAGCGGGGGGACAGGAATCCCCCCCTCCATGCGCCCTTACCGGGCTCCCGTGCACCCTGGCAGCGCTACAGTTAACGCATCACCCATTGCCATTAGCGTTAAGCAACGACCCCCTCCCCAATATGTAGAAGGGGTTAATGACAACAGCTGTAATAATAGTTCACTTACATGTCTCTGTCCACCAATGCTGGAGCTCTGATGTGAATTTGgatccctccctcccctcagccaccTTCTAAAATGAAAAAATAGTTGGGGAGGGGGgtgactggggagagagggggaTTGCTGAAAGTATATTGAAGAAACACAAGTCCGTGTAGCACGATCCTCACATTTAGCAAAAGAGCTTCCGATTTTCTGCTACCAGATTGGATTAAGAGATCTTGGCTGGAGCTAGGTTCCCCAGTGAGAGGGGAGAAGGAAGGAGGAataattcttcttctttttttttatattgtgccTGAGGATTTGTTGAGTTTCATTAGGTCTGACCGGTTGCTCAGTGATCAGCATCAGCAGCCAGTTAGAGATGTGGTGGAGCATGAGAAGACCATGGTCTTGCCAGGTGCTGCTGTGGAGCATGAGAAGAAGACCATGGACTGGCCAGGTGCTGCTGTGGTGCATGAGAAGAGGACCATGCCCTGGTCAGGTCCTGTGGTGGAGCATCAGAAGGAGACCATGGTCTGGCCAAGTCCTCCTGGCTCTCCTAACTTGTTGCCTGGTCCCCGCTTCCAGCCAGATTCGCTACAGCGTCCCGGAGGAGCTGGACCACGGGGCATTTGTGGGCAACATCGCTGAGGACCTGGGCTTGGACATCTCCAAGCTGTCCCCCCGGCGCTTCAGGATCGCCTCTGGTAGCAACAAGCAGTACCTGGAGGTCAACCTGGAGAACGGGATCCTGTTTGTCAACGAGAAGATCGACCGCGAAGAAGTTTGCGAGTACTTGCCGGTCTGCTCCTTGCACCTGCAGGTGGTGATGGAGAACCCGCTGGAGCTCTACCGGGTGGAAGTGGAGATCCTGGACATCAACGACAACGCGCCCAGCTTCCCCTGGCACGACTACGTGCTGGAGGTGACCGAGTCTGCCGCCCCCGGTGCCCGCTTCCCCCTGGAGAGCGCCCAGGACCCAGACGTGGGCACCAACTCCCTGCGCACCTACAAGCTCAGTCCCAACGGGTTCTTCTCGCTGGAGGTGCAGAGCAGGAGCGACGGGAGCAAGTTTGCGGAGCTGGTGCTGGAGAGGCCCCTGGACCGGGAGCAGCAGAAGAGCCACAGGGTGCTGCTGACTGCCATGGATGGGGGCATCCCTGAGCGCTCTGGCACAGCTCTGATCATCATCAGCGTCCTGGATGCCAATGACAACGTGCCCACCTTCGACCAGACTTTCTACCGGGTGAGCCTGCTGGAGAACGCCCCCAGgggtaccctggtcatcaaactcAACGCCACCGACCTGGATGAGGGCACCAACGGGGAGATTGAGTACTCCTTTAGCGGGCACGCCCCGCAGAGAGTCAGGGACCTGTTCCTGGTGGAGCCCCGCACCGGCAACGTCAGGGTGAAGGGCGTCCTGGACTATGAGAAGTCCAATCTCTACGAGCTGTACATCCAGGCCAAGGACCGCGGCCCCTCCGCGGTGGCGGTGCACTGCCGCGTGCTCCTCAGCCTGCTGGACGCAAACGACAACGCCCCCGAGGTGCTGCTGACCTCGGTGGCCACCCCGGTTATGGAGGACGCGGCCCCTGGAACGGTCATCGCCGTAATCAGCGTGATGGACCGCGACTCTGGCGATAACGGGGACGTCAGCTGCGATATCCCCGGCGATGTCCCCTTCCAGCTGCACTCGTCCTACAAGAACTACTACACCCTGGTGACCACCCAGGCGCTGGACAGGGAGACGGTGCCCGAGTACAACCTCACCCTCAGCGCCAGGGACTTCGGCTCCCCACCGCTGATGACCAAGAAGGTCATCTCTGTCCAGGTGACCGACATTAACGACAATATCCCGACTTTCCTGCAGCCCACCTACACGGTCTATGTCCTGGAGAATAACCCCCCAGGGGCCTCCATCTGCTCGGTGACTGCCCTGGACCCGGACTCCAACCAGAATTCCTACTTGTCCTACTCTATCCTGGAGGGCCAGATCCAGGGGATGCCGGTGGCCACCTACGTCTCCATCAACTCGGACAGCGGGAGCATTTACGCTTTGCGCTCCTTTGACTATGAGCAGTTGCGCAGCTTCCAGATCCGGGCGCAGGCACAGGACGCCGGCTTCCCCCCACTCAGCAGCAATGTCACCGTCAACGTCTTCATCCTGGACCAGAACGACAACGTGCCAGTCATTGTGTCCCCCCTGCCCAAGAATGGCACGGTGGCCACAGAGGTTCTGCCCAGGTCTGCAGAGCCAGGCTACCTGGTGGGCAAGGTCTCAGCCATGGATGCTGACTCTGGCCAGAACGCTCGCCTCTCCTACCAGATCCTCCAGGCCACCGATGCCACCCTCTTCAGCATCGCCCTGTACACCGGGGAGCTGAGGACTATCCGTGCCCTGACAGACAGAGATGCCACCAAGCACCGGCTCCTCATCCAAGTGCGGGACAACGGTCTCCCTGCTCTCTCCACCTCGGTCTCCATAGTCCTGACGGTGGTGGACAGCGTCCCGGCCACCCCATCAGAGTTCAACGACCTGCCCCTCAACCCGGAGCCTTCCGCCTCCTCCCTCACCCTCTACCTGATAGTGTCCCTGGGCTCGGTGTCCTTCACCTTCCTGGTGGCCATCATTGTCCTCACGGTCATCAAGTGCCACAAGGACAGGCTGTCCCTTCAGGACTACAAGTGCGCCCTCCccacctgttgctgctgctgcctgggctcGGGGTCCTCTGGAGACGTCTTCAAGAACTCCAACATCAACCTGCAGATCTCCTCTGGGAACAAAGTGCAGACCAACTGCGTGGAGTCCTCCGGGAGTGGCCCCCAAAACTATTGCTACAAGGTCTGCCTGACCCCTGAGTCTGCCAAGAGCGACTTTATGTTCCTTAAGCCCTACAACTCCACCACGCAGAACAACGAGAAGGTCCCGGAGAAAACGGCCCCGGGGAAAGGTGGACAGAACGCCCCAGCCGCCAACAATGCAGTCAACGAGGTAAGTCATGGGTTAAATTGGGGAAAGGGCTCTTCTGTAGTGTGTGAGGCTGTTACAATCAACAACTGTTGCCATTCACTATGCTTatctcctcatctctctctctctctcatatctattaATTTATTGCATGTTttgataacagtttcttatatagtgcagcaaattcagaTGAGCTTTACAATTGCACaaagataaaacaaaactggataataaacAGTCATGGAGGTAGGAGCTACCtacttactatctatctatctatctatctatctatctatctatctatctatctatctatctatctatctacagtatatgagTTTAGACAGGTGCACCTTGGATGCGCCTCCTTTTGTGCACAGCACCTGTGTGCAAAGGGTGAATGGCAGACCTGACATCATCAGcaagaaccccccccccaccccattaaCCCCCTCCAGTACCTAACTGCTGATGACTTATATCACACAAGGGGTACCTGAAACACCCACTACTGCCAGACCCCCCCAGATAATGTAACTGTAAGAAATAATGATTTAATTAAGCGGCTCCGGCCACTGGGTGCTGAAATTGTTTTTTTATTACAAGCAGTAAAATCAAAGTATTAACTatccagaaagaaaaaaaaaacccagaggaggcaaagagcattcagtatccTGCTCATGTATTCCTCATGCACTTCCAAGGGCATTTAGCTTTATGGAAGAACATCCACAACGCGTCCCCAGCTCCATCCTGTGTGTATGTAATTTATGTCTTACAATTATTCTGTCCTAACTCCAAGGGCGTCCTTCAGGATGGACCGAATGGATCTTTCCCGATGGCTGTGTTGTCATTTGCTTTACGTGTGACACATGAAATCAGTGTCTGAGAGCTGTGAATCACTGATCAGTGTGCCTATAAATCCtgcacccccccttccctgctccaaCAATAGTGTATTATCTGCCTGGCTGGGGGAGAGAGCGCAGCACCATCATCACTGGGAGAGATATGTCTCTCTTATTACACACACTCTCCAGATTAACAAAGCACCAGTGTGAGGCTGCTGGGGTGAATCAATGCATTGCAATATGTATTAGGGAATATAAAGCACTGCAATGCTATTGTGCTCCAAGGTTACAGGGGCATACTCATATTACCTATGTGTGTAGCTGTGGACATacagtgtctatctatctatctatctatctatctatctatctatctatctatctatctatctatctatctatctatctatctatctatctatctatctatctatctattgtgctCCAAGGTTACAGGGGCATACTCATATTACCTATGTGTGTAGCTGTGGACATACAGTacagtgtctatctatctatctatctatctatctatctatctatctatctatctatctatctatctatctatctatctatctatctatctaatctatcatcTAGATATAACacattaatgtgtgtgtatatttatatgcaATCACATATtccatctacagtatctatctatctatctatctatctatctatctatctatctatctatctatctatctatctatctatctatctatctatctatctaatctatcatcTAGATATATCgcattaatgtgtgtgtatatttatatgcaATCACAtattccatctatctatctatctatctatctatctatctatctatctatctatctatctatctatctatctatctatctatctatcttctagatATATCACGCtattgtgtgtctatatatatacatatatatatatatatatatatttatgtgtatatatacatatatgtgtgtgtgtatatatatatatatatatatgtgtgtgtgtgtgtgtgtgtgtgtatatatatatatatatatatatatattcaatttaataaagaaggcactcaccagacttgtattaaAAATGCAAAAAGttgtttatcaaatctcacatcagcagcttaatcatggttggtcgacgtttcggtcccaagccggacctttttccagaccagtgtgtacaatcgtcagaatcacacgatatatatataccaacacatccatctatctatctatctatctatctatctatctatctatctatctatctatctatctatctatctatctatctatctatctatctatctatctcaaatgCAGGTTCCTATCAGTATTTGGCATTCTGTAAACACTGATTCTAGGTAATGTAAAATATTGTAACTTCTCTATTTACTAACAAAGTGAATGTAGTCACACAGGCTCCATAGGCTAGAGAACACCTTTGGCACACACAAGCACATAGTATCTCACTCATATGGTTTAAGGCTATCACAATTTCCTGACCAAAGGAAAGATGTTCTGTCTCTTGTTATCTGTCACACAGATGAGCAGTGACACAACCTGTGGCTCAGGATAGACTCATGCTGCTCCCTGGGGCTCCTATTAGCACTAGAATAGATCCTTAAACTCCACCGCCAACAGATGTGTCAACAGTGAATCCAACTGGAAAATAAGATTTATAATATCTGAATGCAGCACATATGGATGCTGAACAGCAGTCATCAGTGGCATGGCAGAGCTTTGGATGGCACCCCTGTGCCAGGTGTTGTAGTGTGAGGAAAGGAGACCTTGATTTCCCTCTATTATCTTATTTGCTCTGATCCAGACTGGCTGTCTGTTAATTTCATGCTGAAGACCAGGCACAAAGGGGACTGGTGATATTTGTGGGCTTGTAGTTTGCTGAGCTCACCACGAGATGGCGCAATTTCATAGGAAAACATCCTCGcaaaactatatatttttttttcaatatattcaATGCAAACATAGGTCTTCATAAGATACAATGCAGAAAGGTAACACTGTAGTTTAGTCCGTCAGATGTAATTTTCTCCTGCGAAAATCTTTCCACACACCTCTGAAGTGTCCATTGTGTTATCTGTTTGCTGGTGGTTATAAAAGTATTGTCTCAAACCAAACACTGTCTAGtattaaaaaaaggactaaaatctGCATTTAAAAAATGTCTAATAAAAAAATTCAGACAAAACAAATTATATTTCACAGTCTATATCTGGATCTAAAAATAATTAGTTGCAATTGTTAGGGAAGGCTATAGCTTACAGTAGGTGAGATAGTGCAAACAGCTCTTGTTACATCTACTGCCGGTAATGGTCTCTGTATCTAGCTTAATGTGACACTTCTGTTGTCACTGACAGTGATCAGAAAACAAGTGACCACCTACATCAAGTCTTGTTAAATCTTGTAGTTTGACTAGTTTTATTTGAAGTTCTATTAATGACTTATATTACAGGCATGTTGAGGTCAATTCAAAAGCGATGTATGGGCAATGCCAGTGATGTGACTGCATTTGAATGCTGGAAACGGCAGCCTACATTGCCCCCCTCCACCTCATATATTATGTGTTTTACCTTGAAGCCCCATAAGGGTGCACTGGAATATGCACACTATAACCATACCCTATGTGTGGGATTTGTGCACAATGCACATTGTCTGTTCATAGCACCAGAGAGTGTGATGTCACTTCACTTCTAATTGAAATGGAATAGCTTCTTATGGCAGATTCATGTATGCCACTACTATTCTCTGCTCAACTCAGTGAAATGGCCACTAAAAATATAATGCATGTTGCCTTCCTGTTACCattttatgtatatttatatagaTTTGTTTATAGAAATGCTAGCGATTAGTTTGTGCTCAGCTGCATAGGAAACTTGAATACTATTTTCAGGCTCCTGGATTCTATGAAGGCATAGTTATGCCAATAATATAATGTCAGTAGCCCTTTAACTGACATTCAAATACTAtctgtcttatgggccctacacactggcagataaaacagaacgatatgaacgttctagtTCATAAATTAACGAGAACTCATTCACATCGTtctgtgtggaggcaccagcgatgaaaagATGCGCGGccccgttcatcgctggtgccccgtcgcttgtgcatgcaggccaatatggacgatctggtCCATATTTGCCTGTACTGCTATGAAGCCGGGTCCTCCTCCCCGACACCGGGTCACCTCCCCCCCgacaccgggtcgcccgtcggccgtatccgctgtcgggcagctcgtcggcggatcggtatgtgtgtgGGGCCCATTAAAGCATGAGCTTTTGGGTATAGAATTAATTGCAAAGTTGGATAATAGATGGAGAGAAGGAACGTTCCAAGCTCCTGGCTTCAAATTAGCTTCCAAACAATTCCTAACCCATGGTCAAAAAGTAGTTTTCGTCGCCATTTTTGGTGTGTGTCCCATTATGTGTTCTCCCCCCAAAATCAATGCATAATCCCTATTAAACCATGTTTCTTGAATTTAGACCAaattatacccccctcccccccaaaaagtgGAGTGTTCTCGATACCCCTCAGATCATAAACTCATGTGGGACAGGCCGTCATCACCTACTGTTTTAGTTCGTTATATGCTATTTATTTGTGTGGTCTGCAGTATACCACCGGActagcatactggcaccgggatcccaatcGCCGGCAtgctgacacatattctccctcttgggggtccaccccccccccctggagggagaataaatagcgtggtgcgcatagcgcgccactgtgcccgcaagaggctcattagcgcccgcccagctgtcagtatgccgacagtcgggatcccggacaCCGGCCACTCATACTGCACCCATTTATTTGTATCACAATCCCCTCAATGTACAGCACTATGTAATATTGAGGCACTGGAAAATACCGGACAaccgaaaacacccattttcgaGGGCTTTCCCGCAAATATTGAGTATCCCCAGGGTATGGGGGGACAGCCGCTGATATCAGAAATAAAATTTGTTGCCGTTCATTTTTGAATGCAAAAGGAGCTTCCAAAAATTTCTATGGTGGCTGCTAACATACCAAAGTCACCATGTTTGGTCCtggtagctaatgccatcttcagatggtgctaGCAGGTGGAGCCTATGGGTTACAGTATGCAAAAGTTTCCGGGAGAGGGAACCCACCCCAGTACCATCCCCTGACACATGCACCCTCTGATGACGCGCAGTAGTGCGGACGGCCTTCTGACCCTTCCTGAACATTGTAGGGATGGGCTTCTTCAGAGCCCCTGTCCTCGGATGTAACTTTTGTTAAATCTCAGTGTTCTTTAATTTTTAACTATTGATGATTGATCAATCTCTTTTCTAATTTACTTATTTTTTCATGCTAGTTATGGCCTGCACTGAGTCTTCTCTGttttctggtggtcattccgagttgtccgctcgctagcagtttttagcagccgtgcaaacgctatgccgcctcccactgggagtgtattttagcttagcagaagtgcgaacgaaaggatcgcagagcggctacaaggtttttttgtgcagttttagagtagctcaaaacctactcaacgcttgcgatcacttcagactgttcagttcttgttttgacgtcacaaacacgccctgcgttctcccagccacgcctgcgtttttcctgacacgccagcatttttccgaacactccctgaaaacggtcagttgacacccagaaacgcccccttcatgtcaatcactctgcggccagcagtgcgactgaaaagcttcgctagaccctgtgtgaaactacattgttcattgtaatagtacgttgcgcgtaaacattgcgccgcatacgcatgcgcagaagtgccattttttggcctcatcactgcacagcgaacgaatgcagctagcgatcaactcagaatgaccccctatagccctTCCTATCCGTTACTGATATTGAGCCAGGTCTGTCTTCTCCTGCATGTAAGTCCTTGCTGGAGACTGTTACTCATCCAGTGCCACATAATGATCTTGAGACTTCCGTTAATGCCATTTAACTAATCCCCTCCAGTGATCAGCTCCTGCAACAATCCATCCCGTCATTGATATCACTGCTTCCTAGTAGACGTCTTGTCAATCTGCGGATAGATTTATTGAAGCGGGCAGGTTGGCAGGGTCGTAAATGCCATGACCTACAAAGATCTATTACACATGACCTACATAAACCTGTTTGAAGTGTAtattgtcataaaaaaaaaaaaaagctattaccTACACCGGTATCAATTCAGAAGAGATCACCGCGCTGTAGAACGTTAGACGGTAACACTATCTCTTCCTATTGACACATAACATAATTAATCGAGGTATTATGCTGGCAGATCTGTAGTATGCCAAGCGCCAATTTCTTTTGAATCGGAATAATGTGTACTAATGAACTTCCTCTAATTATTTAATCAGGGAAATCATTACCATTTAGATCATCAGTATTATTCGCAGCAAATCTTTTATGTCTCCAGCTATGTTTATTTTTTCTGTCGCTATTTTTGGCAATTATTGAAGTGAATGCACAAAGTTCCTTTCTTTTCCTTTAGAGATGTGAGAACTGTCTTGAGTTTCAATCAGAATGAGTCCTATTGATGTCATTCTTTACTGTCTTTCAACTGCACTGACAGAAGGGCAGAGAAGCAGCAAAGTTGAGTTCAAATGGTTGGATTATATGGTCACAGATAAGGTGGCAGCCAGATACTGGATTTCCCATGTAACTAATTCCAAGCAAACAGGCAGTTACAGCTCAGTATAGTTAGGTATAGTTAGAGCATATTCtagttacgtgggtttcctccgggtactccggtttcctcccacaatccaaaaatatactggtaggttaattggctccctgcaaaaaaattaaccctagcatgaatgtgtgtgcgtgtacatgt
Encoded proteins:
- the LOC134933535 gene encoding protocadherin-10-like isoform X2; this encodes MWWSMRRPWSCQVLLWSMRRRPWTGQVLLWCMRRGPCPGQVLWWSIRRRPWSGQVLLALLTCCLVPASSQIRYSVPEELDHGAFVGNIAEDLGLDISKLSPRRFRIASGSNKQYLEVNLENGILFVNEKIDREEVCEYLPVCSLHLQVVMENPLELYRVEVEILDINDNAPSFPWHDYVLEVTESAAPGARFPLESAQDPDVGTNSLRTYKLSPNGFFSLEVQSRSDGSKFAELVLERPLDREQQKSHRVLLTAMDGGIPERSGTALIIISVLDANDNVPTFDQTFYRVSLLENAPRGTLVIKLNATDLDEGTNGEIEYSFSGHAPQRVRDLFLVEPRTGNVRVKGVLDYEKSNLYELYIQAKDRGPSAVAVHCRVLLSLLDANDNAPEVLLTSVATPVMEDAAPGTVIAVISVMDRDSGDNGDVSCDIPGDVPFQLHSSYKNYYTLVTTQALDRETVPEYNLTLSARDFGSPPLMTKKVISVQVTDINDNIPTFLQPTYTVYVLENNPPGASICSVTALDPDSNQNSYLSYSILEGQIQGMPVATYVSINSDSGSIYALRSFDYEQLRSFQIRAQAQDAGFPPLSSNVTVNVFILDQNDNVPVIVSPLPKNGTVATEVLPRSAEPGYLVGKVSAMDADSGQNARLSYQILQATDATLFSIALYTGELRTIRALTDRDATKHRLLIQVRDNGLPALSTSVSIVLTVVDSVPATPSEFNDLPLNPEPSASSLTLYLIVSLGSVSFTFLVAIIVLTVIKCHKDRLSLQDYKCALPTCCCCCLGSGSSGDVFKNSNINLQISSGNKVQTNCVESSGSGPQNYCYKVCLTPESAKSDFMFLKPYNSTTQNNEKVPEKTAPGKGGQNAPAANNAVNEIKLPNTDWSPQKTQKPGLKSSQSLEDLGTRKDIKKTPPTSNGVWSPKYGVPFQQHVPTLDYQHNVYIPGTPTLLANKQGLYRDYEQKNSFSTFGKKRKITSCCDVNDDMIINNDLK
- the LOC134933535 gene encoding protocadherin-10-like isoform X1 gives rise to the protein MWWSMRRPWSCQVLLWSMRRRPWTGQVLLWCMRRGPCPGQVLWWSIRRRPWSGQVLLALLTCCLVPASSQIRYSVPEELDHGAFVGNIAEDLGLDISKLSPRRFRIASGSNKQYLEVNLENGILFVNEKIDREEVCEYLPVCSLHLQVVMENPLELYRVEVEILDINDNAPSFPWHDYVLEVTESAAPGARFPLESAQDPDVGTNSLRTYKLSPNGFFSLEVQSRSDGSKFAELVLERPLDREQQKSHRVLLTAMDGGIPERSGTALIIISVLDANDNVPTFDQTFYRVSLLENAPRGTLVIKLNATDLDEGTNGEIEYSFSGHAPQRVRDLFLVEPRTGNVRVKGVLDYEKSNLYELYIQAKDRGPSAVAVHCRVLLSLLDANDNAPEVLLTSVATPVMEDAAPGTVIAVISVMDRDSGDNGDVSCDIPGDVPFQLHSSYKNYYTLVTTQALDRETVPEYNLTLSARDFGSPPLMTKKVISVQVTDINDNIPTFLQPTYTVYVLENNPPGASICSVTALDPDSNQNSYLSYSILEGQIQGMPVATYVSINSDSGSIYALRSFDYEQLRSFQIRAQAQDAGFPPLSSNVTVNVFILDQNDNVPVIVSPLPKNGTVATEVLPRSAEPGYLVGKVSAMDADSGQNARLSYQILQATDATLFSIALYTGELRTIRALTDRDATKHRLLIQVRDNGLPALSTSVSIVLTVVDSVPATPSEFNDLPLNPEPSASSLTLYLIVSLGSVSFTFLVAIIVLTVIKCHKDRLSLQDYKCALPTCCCCCLGSGSSGDVFKNSNINLQISSGNKVQTNCVESSGSGPQNYCYKVCLTPESAKSDFMFLKPYNSTTQNNEKVPEKTAPGKGGQNAPAANNAVNEIKLPNTDWSPQKTQKPGLKSSQSLEDLGTRKGVKKDHDRLRTLVSPVTDIKKTPPTSNGVWSPKYGVPFQQHVPTLDYQHNVYIPGTPTLLANKQGLYRDYEQKNSFSTFGKKRKITSCCDVNDDMIINNDLK
- the LOC134933535 gene encoding protocadherin-10-like isoform X3 — protein: MWWSMRRPWSCQVLLWSMRRRPWTGQVLLWCMRRGPCPGQVLWWSIRRRPWSGQVLLALLTCCLVPASSQIRYSVPEELDHGAFVGNIAEDLGLDISKLSPRRFRIASGSNKQYLEVNLENGILFVNEKIDREEVCEYLPVCSLHLQVVMENPLELYRVEVEILDINDNAPSFPWHDYVLEVTESAAPGARFPLESAQDPDVGTNSLRTYKLSPNGFFSLEVQSRSDGSKFAELVLERPLDREQQKSHRVLLTAMDGGIPERSGTALIIISVLDANDNVPTFDQTFYRVSLLENAPRGTLVIKLNATDLDEGTNGEIEYSFSGHAPQRVRDLFLVEPRTGNVRVKGVLDYEKSNLYELYIQAKDRGPSAVAVHCRVLLSLLDANDNAPEVLLTSVATPVMEDAAPGTVIAVISVMDRDSGDNGDVSCDIPGDVPFQLHSSYKNYYTLVTTQALDRETVPEYNLTLSARDFGSPPLMTKKVISVQVTDINDNIPTFLQPTYTVYVLENNPPGASICSVTALDPDSNQNSYLSYSILEGQIQGMPVATYVSINSDSGSIYALRSFDYEQLRSFQIRAQAQDAGFPPLSSNVTVNVFILDQNDNVPVIVSPLPKNGTVATEVLPRSAEPGYLVGKVSAMDADSGQNARLSYQILQATDATLFSIALYTGELRTIRALTDRDATKHRLLIQVRDNGLPALSTSVSIVLTVVDSVPATPSEFNDLPLNPEPSASSLTLYLIVSLGSVSFTFLVAIIVLTVIKCHKDRLSLQDYKCALPTCCCCCLGSGSSGDVFKNSNINLQISSGNKVQTNCVESSGSGPQNYCYKVCLTPESAKSDFMFLKPYNSTTQNNEKVPEKTAPGKGGQNAPAANNAVNEIKLPNTDWSPQKTQKPGLKRHKKDAADVKRSLEPQVWCTVSATRANTGLST
- the LOC134933535 gene encoding protocadherin-10-like isoform X4, with the translated sequence MWWSMRRPWSCQVLLWSMRRRPWTGQVLLWCMRRGPCPGQVLWWSIRRRPWSGQVLLALLTCCLVPASSQIRYSVPEELDHGAFVGNIAEDLGLDISKLSPRRFRIASGSNKQYLEVNLENGILFVNEKIDREEVCEYLPVCSLHLQVVMENPLELYRVEVEILDINDNAPSFPWHDYVLEVTESAAPGARFPLESAQDPDVGTNSLRTYKLSPNGFFSLEVQSRSDGSKFAELVLERPLDREQQKSHRVLLTAMDGGIPERSGTALIIISVLDANDNVPTFDQTFYRVSLLENAPRGTLVIKLNATDLDEGTNGEIEYSFSGHAPQRVRDLFLVEPRTGNVRVKGVLDYEKSNLYELYIQAKDRGPSAVAVHCRVLLSLLDANDNAPEVLLTSVATPVMEDAAPGTVIAVISVMDRDSGDNGDVSCDIPGDVPFQLHSSYKNYYTLVTTQALDRETVPEYNLTLSARDFGSPPLMTKKVISVQVTDINDNIPTFLQPTYTVYVLENNPPGASICSVTALDPDSNQNSYLSYSILEGQIQGMPVATYVSINSDSGSIYALRSFDYEQLRSFQIRAQAQDAGFPPLSSNVTVNVFILDQNDNVPVIVSPLPKNGTVATEVLPRSAEPGYLVGKVSAMDADSGQNARLSYQILQATDATLFSIALYTGELRTIRALTDRDATKHRLLIQVRDNGLPALSTSVSIVLTVVDSVPATPSEFNDLPLNPEPSASSLTLYLIVSLGSVSFTFLVAIIVLTVIKCHKDRLSLQDYKCALPTCCCCCLGSGSSGDVFKNSNINLQISSGNKVQTNCVESSGSGPQNYCYKVCLTPESAKSDFMFLKPYNSTTQNNEKVPEKTAPGKGGQNAPAANNAVNET